ATGGAAGCGAAATCTTTTTCAGGCCGCAGATCCGTGCGGAGACATGCCGGCAAAACCCTTGCCCGATCGAAAGGAGACAGGATTCTTATGGCCATCGTGGAAAAAAAGGTTGCCTGCCCATTCTGCCGCAAACCCTTTCGGGCGGCCCCCGGGATCAGTCCGCTCGGCTTTCAGAAATACGCCTGCCCGAATTGCGGTCGAACCATCCTTCACCCCCTTTTCCGGCGGCGTTATTATTGGATGGCGCTGGCCGTTCTGGGGGCGGCGGCCCTTTTCTCTCTCGCCGGCTACAGCGCGCAGCCCTGGGGCGACAAGCTCCTCGCTGCGGCGGTCCTCAGCACGATCTATGTCATGGAGCGCGTGTCCTATCTCCTCTTTCCGCTCGCCGCCTGGGCTGTCCTGCGTCTCTTCGGCATATCCTACCCATGGGCGCTTTCGGCGGCCCGGACCGTCCTGCGGTACACCGGCATGGCGGCGCTTGCAGGCATCTTCATCGCCATCCTGGGGGGGGTCGCCAGCCTCGTCTGGCGGGGAATCATCCTGGAACCGTTTCTCGCGTCGATCATTCTTTCCTTCGGCTTTCTGGCTGTCCTGATGCGGGATCGAGCGATCCGGACGCGCCTGCAGAAGACCTGAACCTAGAAACATCGAACCGGTACAGACGGGCCGAGGGCCTTCACTCTTGTGTAGACCGACCAGAAAGGGAGAGTCTCGATGTTGCGCCTGCGGATATTTCAGGCGGCGGAATGAACGTAGCCTTCGTGATCGAACGGTTTACGGCCGGTTCGACCGGCAGGGGTAAGACTGGCATCGCGGCCCGGCAACGCCGGCCTCGAGCGGATGGACGTGCACGTATTGAGGGGGAGAGATGAAGGATACCCAATCCGCCGGAATGATCTATGATTTTCTGAAAACCGTTCCACCGTTCCATCTCCTGCCCGACGCGGAGATTCGGGACCTCTCGCGCACCTTAACCCTGGAGCACTTTCATCCTGATCAAGTGATCCTCAGCCCCGGCTCCCCCCCGAACCAATTCCTGTACCTGATCCGCTCCGGCGAGGTCCGGCTCATCCCTTTCGGGGGTCGGAAGGAAAGCGCCGGGCCTGTGGTCGACATGCGCGGAGAAGGGGAGTTTTTCGGCTTTTTCAGCCTCCTCGGCAACCGGCCGAGTCCTTTCACCATCGTCGCCGAACGGGACACCATTTGCTTTCTCCTCGGCAAGGCCAGCTTCCTCCGGCTCCTCGACACCTATCCCGATGTCCTCCTGTACTTCACCATGGGCCCCAGCAAGGGCTTCAAGGCCCCCGTCCCGGGAAGGCCGGCGGAAGGGAGTGCCGCAGCGCCTTCCGGGCCGGAGCCGGACATCCTCTTTTTTTCCGCCCGCGTGCGGGACATCATGCATCCCCACGTGGCGGTCTGCCCGGACAACGAATCCGTCGTGGCGGCCGCCCGCCTCATGACCACGCGCGGGGTCGGGTCCCTGGTCGTCGTCGACCCGGCGCAGAAGCCCATCGGGATCCTGACGGACGGGGACCTCCGACGCAAGGTGATCGCCTCGGGGGAGCTGAAGGATGTCCCCGTCAAAGGGGTCATGAGCCATCCCCTCTCGGCGGTGCCGCCCGACGCCTTTCTCTTCGATGCCATCCTCCTCATGATCCGCAAACGCATCAAGTACCTGCCCGTCCTCCAGGGACAGGACCTGGCGGGAATCCTCTCCGAGCGGGACCTCATGATCTCGCAGGGCAACAACCCCGTCGCGATCATCCGCCGCATCCAGCAGGCGCCGGACCTCGAGGAGCTCGTTCTCATCCGCAAGGAAATCACCCACACCCTGAAGGTGATGCTCGAGCGCGGCGGGCAGGCGCGGGAGATCTGCCAGCTCATCACCCAACTGAACGACCACCTCACGGTCCGGATCATCGAACTGGCCGCGGGGGACCTCGACCGGGAGGGTCGGAAGGCCCCCCCGCTGCCTTTCGTCTGGGTGTCCCTCGGAAGCGAAGGGCGCCAGGAGCAGACCCTCTCGACCGACCAGGACAACGCCCTGATCTTCGGCGATTCCGACCCCGGCTCGGAGGCGGACGCAAAGGCCTATTTTCTGGTCCTGGCCGAGCGGGTGGTCTCCGGCCTCGAACGCTGCGGCTTCCCGCGCTGCAACGGAGACATGATGGCCTCGAACCCGCAGTGGTGCCAGCCGCTCAGGGTCTGGAAGGACTATTACCAGAAGTGGATCTTTCAGCGGGACCTCTCGGCCCAGGACATCCTGATCTCGTCCATCTTTTTCGATTTCCGGGCCATCTACGGACCGGAGAGCCTTCTGAACGATCTGATCGCCTCCATCAAGGCAGCCATCCCCGAGAGCAAGGTCTTCCTGCCTCACATGGCCCTGCGCTCCCTGGAGCTGCGGACGCCGTTGAGCTTCTTCAACCGGCTCGTGGTGGAACGGTCCGGACAGTACAAGAACCGCCTCAACATCAAACGCCACGGCCTGATGCCGCTGATCGACGCCGTCCGCATCCTGTCCCTCGAACAGGGGATCTTCCGGACCAACACGCTCGACCGCATTGCGGCCCTGATGGAAAGGGACATCTTCGCCCCGGGGGATGGGAACAACCTGCGGGAGGCCTTCAACCTCATGATGCTCCTGCGGCTGCAGCACAACCTCGAACAACTGAACCAGGGCGAGCAGCTCGACAACTACATCGAACCTTCGGAACTGAGCACAATCCAGCGGTCCAATCTGAAAATGGCCTTCAAGGCCATCGACCGCCTGCAGAGCCAGATCGAGATCCGCTACGGCCTGACGACCCTCAGGAAACGGTGAAAACCCCTTCAGGAGCCGACGCATCCAGGACTCGCGGCATGGAAACGCCTTACTGGGCCGATGACTACCGCAGCAAGCTCACCTCTCCCGAGGAGGCCCTTCGCGCCATCCGGCACGGTCAGAGGGTCTTCATCGGGTCCTCCTGCGGCGAGCCCCAGTGCCTGGTCCGCGAACTGGCCAGCAAGGCCCACCTCTTCGGGGACATCGAGATCGTGCGTCTCCTCAGCATGGAGAGTTCGCCGCTCACCCGGATCGCCGCCAGAAGCGGCGGCGACTGCTTCAACATGCGCTCCTTCTATCTCGGATCGGGGAAGACCCGGACCCTCGAGCGCAACCGCCGCTTCATCACCCCGATCAACCTCTCGGCGGTGCCGCGCCTCCTCCGAAGCCGGCAGATCCCGATCCATGCCGCCCTGATCCAGGTCTCTCCGCCGGATGACTTCGGCTGGATGAGCCTCGGCATCTCGGTCGACATCACACTAGCGGCGGCCGAGGCAGCCTCCCTGGTCATCGCCCAGGTCAACCCCAGGATGCCGCGTGTCCTGGGCCACAGCTTCATCCATGTCAACCGGGTCGACCGGATTGTCGAATGCGAGGAGGATCTCCTGACCATCGCCGACCCGCCGGGCCTCGAAGCCGCCAGACAGATCGCCGGGCACACGGTCAAGCTCATCGAAAACGGAGCCACCATCCACATCGGCCTCGGCGCCGCCCCCCAGGCGACCCTCGCGGCCCTTACCGACCGGAAGGACCTCGGGGTCCACAGCCGTTTCCTGACCGACGGCATGATGAAGCTGGTCGGCCTGGGGGTGATCACCAACCGGCGCAAGGGATACAACAACGGCAAACTCGTGGCGAGCGCCGCCATCGGCTCCAAAGACCTTTACGCCTTCATCAACGACAACCCGTGCATCGAGTTCCGCCCGTCCGACTACGTGAACCGGCCGTCGATCATCGCGCGGCACAACCGGATGGTGGCCCTCAACGTGGCCACCGCCATGGACCTCACCGGCCAGGTTGCGGTCGACGCCATGCCATACAACAATCTCTCCGGCGTGACCGATATCATGGATTTCATCCGGGGGGCGGCGGAGGCCCCCGAGGGGAAATCCATCCTGATGCTGCCGTCGACCACCCTCGACGGAAAGCAGAGTCGGATCGTCCCCACGCTGGACG
Above is a window of Desulfatiglans anilini DSM 4660 DNA encoding:
- a CDS encoding DUF294 nucleotidyltransferase-like domain-containing protein: MKDTQSAGMIYDFLKTVPPFHLLPDAEIRDLSRTLTLEHFHPDQVILSPGSPPNQFLYLIRSGEVRLIPFGGRKESAGPVVDMRGEGEFFGFFSLLGNRPSPFTIVAERDTICFLLGKASFLRLLDTYPDVLLYFTMGPSKGFKAPVPGRPAEGSAAAPSGPEPDILFFSARVRDIMHPHVAVCPDNESVVAAARLMTTRGVGSLVVVDPAQKPIGILTDGDLRRKVIASGELKDVPVKGVMSHPLSAVPPDAFLFDAILLMIRKRIKYLPVLQGQDLAGILSERDLMISQGNNPVAIIRRIQQAPDLEELVLIRKEITHTLKVMLERGGQAREICQLITQLNDHLTVRIIELAAGDLDREGRKAPPLPFVWVSLGSEGRQEQTLSTDQDNALIFGDSDPGSEADAKAYFLVLAERVVSGLERCGFPRCNGDMMASNPQWCQPLRVWKDYYQKWIFQRDLSAQDILISSIFFDFRAIYGPESLLNDLIASIKAAIPESKVFLPHMALRSLELRTPLSFFNRLVVERSGQYKNRLNIKRHGLMPLIDAVRILSLEQGIFRTNTLDRIAALMERDIFAPGDGNNLREAFNLMMLLRLQHNLEQLNQGEQLDNYIEPSELSTIQRSNLKMAFKAIDRLQSQIEIRYGLTTLRKR
- a CDS encoding bifunctional acetyl-CoA hydrolase/transferase family protein/GNAT family N-acetyltransferase; this encodes METPYWADDYRSKLTSPEEALRAIRHGQRVFIGSSCGEPQCLVRELASKAHLFGDIEIVRLLSMESSPLTRIAARSGGDCFNMRSFYLGSGKTRTLERNRRFITPINLSAVPRLLRSRQIPIHAALIQVSPPDDFGWMSLGISVDITLAAAEAASLVIAQVNPRMPRVLGHSFIHVNRVDRIVECEEDLLTIADPPGLEAARQIAGHTVKLIENGATIHIGLGAAPQATLAALTDRKDLGVHSRFLTDGMMKLVGLGVITNRRKGYNNGKLVASAAIGSKDLYAFINDNPCIEFRPSDYVNRPSIIARHNRMVALNVATAMDLTGQVAVDAMPYNNLSGVTDIMDFIRGAAEAPEGKSILMLPSTTLDGKQSRIVPTLDDTAVVVPRGDVQYVVTEYGIVNLFGKSLQERAVAVISIAHPDFREDLFYQARQKGLLAPEQTLSASIFGVYPVKLEEAHDIAGERVLIRPTKPSDERLIQEHFYNMDKEDLVFRFMHEKPLFPRRDVAEMYHIDYIKNLTLLAVTGEMGFETVIAIGGSFFHPARNEAEVAFSVLKDWQGKGIGTILIRKLAEAARESGIAGLSAYTMPQNQKMIKLFHSLPYKVHTFFEEGTLCLTCRFDEPAEG